Genomic segment of Arachis hypogaea cultivar Tifrunner chromosome 16, arahy.Tifrunner.gnm2.J5K5, whole genome shotgun sequence:
GAGATAATAGTTCACATCAACTTTGATCTCCTAGTTCATCAATGAAGGGATTCTACTTACAAAGGGTACCGGCATGCCTTTTATGTCTATGATCATCCAATGGCAGAGTATGCAATATATTCCAGTCTCTTCATCATGGACAAACTTGTGCTTACAATTGGTTGCCGGAGCCTCTGTGTTCTGTTGCGTTTCGACAGTCTCAACACAGCCAACCTGCAGTTCATACCATAAATTATGATATATATCTTTTAGAATGTCAAAGATCAAAAGAAGCCTATGACTGTAATATGTTTTAATTACGATGTAAATAGCTATTTAGTGAATGGCCTTCATCAATTTGTAAAGGTATCAGGCCTAAGGCTATGAGATGAGAAATCAGAGAGAATGAAAATGTGAATGAGATTGTGATCTTAATTGTTTTCTTACGCTGCAGTATATGATTGATATATAGACTAACTATCATAACTAATAGTGACACACCAGCTCTTACTCCTAACACAACTAGTTACTAGTTACATCAACTCTTTGAACATTTAACAACTCACCAAAATTTCAGAAAATTAATCAATCATTGAAAATAATACAATGCGCCTACCACTATTGTTGCATATAAAAACACAGATACAAAATCCAACAttcaatattattataaattagaCATTTTATTTAGTGTTTCAGCAAACGAAAGATGACTTACCAAGGAGTCAACTTCACCTAGTCTGAGCAAAGAATCCATTTCTTCCCACAACATATCCCTCTCCTTCTCGGATTCAGTTTTTTCAATTGGCACtttctttccaaaaaaaaattttctctgaACATCGAGAGCTGGTTCCTTTGAGATTGTATCTTGCTTATGAACATTATCTGGATTATGCTTAATCCGAAAGCATTCAGCAAGAAGTTCAATCAACGGTGCCTCCTTTGGCCTAGATGGATTTGTTGTCACTCTATGTTGCTCCCTCTCTTTGTAACTACTTTCGCAAACCGCCCCGGCCTTATGCTTCCCTTCAGCCTCTCCTTCCTTCTtgttctccctctcttcctctgCACTCTCCATTCTTTCATCATTCATCGGCACTCTTTCATCGATCATTGGCGAGTCCCCTTTGTCCTTTGCCACAAAATCAGACACACTTTCACGACCCTTCTGTTTTACCGGTTTCTTTTCATCCTTTTCTGAATCATTCTCCTCAGGTGTGGATGGACGCGAACGCTTTTGGGAAGAGGCTTCAATATCAGCACCAACATTTTCTCCTGTTCTTTCCACTCTCTTCCGTGCTCTATTCCCCGCCGGCATTGGTTTCTTTGCCACCTTCTTTCCTTTGTCTTCGTTCTTCTTTGAAGAACAACCCTCCACTGGTTTCTTAGCCACATTCTTTTCCTTATCTTCATTATTTTTTGAAGAACAACCCTCCACTGGTTTCTTAGCTACATTCTTTTCCTTATCTTCATTCTTTTTTGAAGAACAACCCTCCGCTGGTTTCTTGGCTTCCTTATCTTCATTCTTTTCTGAAGAACAACCCTCCGTATTGCGATCTCCAAAGAGAACACTAGCACAATCTGCATTCTTTTTTGAAGAACAACCCTCCACTGGTTTCTTAGCTACATTCTCTTCCTTATCTTCAttcttttttgaagaacaaaCCTCCACCGGTTTCTTGGCTACATTCTTTTCCTTATCTTCATTCTTTTCTGAAGAACAACCCTCCGTATTGCGTTCTCCAAAGAGAACACTAGCACAATCTGCATCCTTTGGTAGCATTTTCTCTGGCTGATGATCAAACACATTATTCTCGGTTGAGGATGAATTATTCTTATTCTCACCATTCTTCTTGCAAATTCCAGAGCATTCAGTTTCCACAATCACCTCGTCGCAGCGCAAAACTTTATTGCTATGAGACTCAAAAGTtggctctcttctcttcttctccttcttcctcctcTTACATCTCCTCTTCTCCTTTTCCTcctcttcatcctcatcatcaaaGGAACTTGAACCACTATCATCACTGCTTGAAGCTGAAGTTGATGCTGAAGCTGATGCTGAAGCTGAACCTTCTCCCTCATCCTCCACTCTGAAATCTTCGTCATCACTGTTATCAGTGTCCTCTGACTCACTTGATAATCCAAAATCCCAGTCCAAACTTCTTCCACCGCCCTCACTTCCTTCATCACTACTACTACTATCACTCAAACCAACGATTATAGGATCGTTGGCAGAAGTTCCAGCACCATCAATAGGAAACACGTTTCTTTCTTgaacttcttccttcttctcttcattaACATACCCACGATGAAGCTTCTGCAACCCCTCAGCAGCTGCATTATCATCACTATCATCGCTGAGTTCAATCACGTCTCTTGGCGGAGGCATCTCAAGAGGTTGCTGAGGTTCCATCATCCATCGTTCATGGAAAGCCTCATAGTCAAATTCCacaacctcaacatcaacttcagcCTTTCTTTTCCCCTTCTTTCTCTCGCTGGACTTTGATGACGACGAAGACAATGTTCGGGATCCTGATCCAATACACGGTGACGGATTCAAAGACCTCTCTTTCTTCTTGCTTCTTGTTCTGCTAGCAACACCATTAACGATCACCATGGCTGAACGAAAAAGAAAGCCTTTTTTTCCGttaatttttcttccttcttcctgcTCCGTTTCACCTTCTGCCGAAAAacgttttctttttattttcagaaaTAGAACAGCTTAGGGAGGAAGGAACGTGGTAATggagagaataaaaaaaagaaagaaaaaaaaagagagagtagGTGGCAGAAGACAGAGGCAATAGCAAAGCTATGAAGTTTTTGCCTTGGTTGTCTACTGTGTGTTAATGTAAAAGGCGCCAAAGAAGAGAAAGCAAATCGGGTTGTAATGGGTGTTCCAAATATGGTAACCTGGTAAGTCAGAGTCAGCGTAAACTTGACTGGCAGCACACAGTAGTCTTAAAAAGTCtcggtttttattttgtttcacttTCACAGTTTCACGCCAAATCCAAATCGTACTAATAAAAACGGACTCTATCTTTCCAATCTTTTTATATCGATTTGATAAGGTTGGCATGTATAAAGTATGATCTCTCCTACTCTCACTCTTCAGTCACAAAAacaaatactctctctctctctcaaatataatataaaagaaaaaaatattataattatgtatatatctttttattgttaaacaatattttaaaatattatgccCCTGTAATATAGGATTAGTTTGAATAGATtcataagtaatttttttatttttaatttataaaaaattataatattaatgtttgatataatttttaaatttttttaaaaaattattcaagtgtttatagagaaattaaaaaatgatttttttataataaaaatatttttattactctatttttaaaataaatacttttaaaaaaaataaaatataaaattatttataaactaattttaatataaatatttactatttaagttttttttttaaaaaaattaattaaactgtttATCTAAATTAGACCATAGTCATGATAtgcatatatatattgttttcatTTATAGATTATAGGATGAgggatagaaaaaaattataaagatccaagattcaatttttaaaatttgtatataaaataaaaaataatataagattttGTAAGGAAGAGTGACTTTGAATATACAgtatatctattttatatatatgaaaattgaTATCCAGGTTTTCATATAAGTGAGAATGAATGATATATCAATTATAGTATTttattgttaaattaatttattttatagattgtaatttttatatagttttagtttttttaatcatCTATTCTAATTAATAGTAGACTACAATGCAAACATCATCTTCtaattaatatctattttaatataattattagactatcttctaataaaaaatcTTATCAGTTTTTGTTATTAACTGTATTTGTTAAAACGTTATTTcatcatatattttaatttatgaatcaTGCATATGCAATGACAAGAAATTATAAGGTGTGAACTGTGAAGTCAAATTGGTATCTAATGATATTGGAAGAAATTATTAAAAGGTTTGGATTTATTTTAATTCAgcattaaaattttgttttcttttaattcttgtagggggattgtatttttttttttttactttataaaaAATGTTTTTGTGGAGATTGGCCAATTGGATAATTTATCTACCGATGAATATCTATAAACTTTTCGTCAGAATGAGTTATACGTCGGTAATAAGATACACTTTAACATTGAATcagtaattaaataataagttttgtaaattataataatctaaataatcttcttatttttttttatatctgaaataaaaaataacagtTATATCtctgaataattttattttaaataaaaaataatatcatattttagtattttagtaaTTGTTATTAATAACTGACTCATATGACTTATATAACTTTAACGCcgtatcaaaaaataaaaatcttatcttattagaACATTTTACTAAAAATGTTTTAGTGAGGTAGAAGTCATATGAATAAGCTTTGTGTGAGTGCCAACTAATACATTATCTTGTATTTattaagcttttgattttttatatGGAGAAGAGAATGTAGCAATAATACAATAATGTGGAGAAGAgagatgttatatatatatatatatatatatacattttatatTCTTTCACTTGGTTCCTCTTCAAaattttgtgcatgcagcaacccattggccagcggcaaacccttaaatggagctcagtaccgcgacggattagtccttgacctgccgggtcaggggataccgtgggaaaccaaaaaaaaaaaaaatatatatggtatTAGCAGAAAACGGACTTTTCGTtttaagtttgaaaaaaaaattaaaaaagttaaaaattctaATCGGATGGtccgttttgatttaaaaaaagaaaaaaaaaagaaaacaaaactaatcggacggtccgatttgtaatttcgaaaataaaaaaattttaatgttgaaATCGGACTGTCCAATTttcat
This window contains:
- the LOC112755236 gene encoding SNF2 domain-containing protein CLASSY 4, which encodes MVIVNGVASRTRSKKKERSLNPSPCIGSGSRTLSSSSSKSSERKKGKRKAEVDVEVVEFDYEAFHERWMMEPQQPLEMPPPRDVIELSDDSDDNAAAEGLQKLHRGYVNEEKKEEVQERNVFPIDGAGTSANDPIIVGLSDSSSSDEGSEGGGRSLDWDFGLSSESEDTDNSDDEDFRVEDEGEGSASASASASTSASSSDDSGSSSFDDEDEEEEKEKRRCKRRKKEKKRREPTFESHSNKVLRCDEVIVETECSGICKKNGENKNNSSSTENNVFDHQPEKMLPKDADCASVLFGERNTEGCSSEKNEDKEKNVAKKPVEVCSSKKNEDKEENVAKKPVEGCSSKKNADCASVLFGDRNTEGCSSEKNEDKEAKKPAEGCSSKKNEDKEKNVAKKPVEGCSSKNNEDKEKNVAKKPVEGCSSKKNEDKGKKVAKKPMPAGNRARKRVERTGENVGADIEASSQKRSRPSTPEENDSEKDEKKPVKQKGRESVSDFVAKDKGDSPMIDERVPMNDERMESAEEERENKKEGEAEGKHKAGAVCESSYKEREQHRVTTNPSRPKEAPLIELLAECFRIKHNPDNVHKQDTISKEPALDVQRKFFFGKKVPIEKTESEKERDMLWEEMDSLLRLGEVDSLVGCVETVETQQNTEAPATNCKHKFVHDEETGIYCILCHWMIIDIKGMPVPFVSEYPREGSRKKLLSDGPNGLCFDEAPFGVREGGYCNKEGTVWDLIPADTKQNLYAHQLEGFEFLWKNLAGTMELPKLKSCDSNSTGGCIISHAPGTGKTRLTIVFLQTYLKVFPDCHPMIIAPASLLLTWEDEFRKWDNEIPFHNLSNQDTSGKEHRAAWSKVGGSAPSQEDIRMVKLYSWFKEPSILGISYSLFQRLTGLKRDKSLKENAARGVMGKILLEVPGLLVLDEGHTPRNQSSQIWKVLSEIQTHKRIILSGTPFQNNFLELYNTICVVRPSFPDTIPPELKKFCQRRLMQEKKESKGLSWEPVSSVRTENLNDENIKQLKQLMDPFVHVHKGSILQKNLPGLKDCVVTLMPGDLQKTLLEGIEGHPNTLPFDSKSALVSVHPSLFLCCTLSPKERALVDMEQLKDLKLNPTVGVKTRFLVEFVRICDAMNEKVLVFSQFLDPLTLIMEQLKSIFNWTEKKEVFYMSGKLDKNQRQLLIHSFNDPNSQAKILLASTKACCEGISLVGASRVVLLDVVWNPSVERQAISRAYRLGQKKVVYTYHLITHGTTEYTKYCHQAKKDRLSELVFSAKNTEQDEPKSSAVEFEDEILDNMVRHGKLRDLFGDCVVQPKDSDLIDNLDPKIS